A region of the Lepidochelys kempii isolate rLepKem1 chromosome 24, rLepKem1.hap2, whole genome shotgun sequence genome:
AGCCTGATGTGAATTGTGGACAGGGCAGCAATCTGACAGTCAGGGCACAAGGGCGCTGTTCCAGCCTGCCTGGCTTTGGGCGAGTCACTGCCCCCTCCGTGCCTCTAGTATATAAATGAGCATCAGGCCCACCATCTCCctggagagagcacagtgtgtgcatcccaccccatgctgcagcaaaaatgaaattcagtgaagaCGGGGACAAAGTTCTagacttaggaaggaaaaatcaaaggcacaactgcaaaaaAGGAAATAGCTGGCTCGGCGGTCGTCCTgctgaaaaggagctgggggggtctAGCGGATAAATACGAGTCAGCAATGGGAGATGGTTGGGGAAAaggctaacatcattctggggtgcatcaacaggagtgttgtatgtcaGACACGGAAGGGAATTATCCTGCTCTACTtggtattggtgaggcctcagctggagtcctgtgtccagttctgggcctcgcacgtcaggaaagatgtggacaaattggagaaagtccggaggagagcagcaaaactgataaaaaaaagtgtcaaaaaCTCGATCTAGGGGGAAAGGGTAATAAAACTGGGTATGTCTGGtctagagaagaagaaaaaaaaagactgaatggGCAGCTGATACCGTCTTCAAATATCTTCCGGGTGTTATGAAGAGgacggggatcaattgttctccttggccactgaaggcaggacaagaagcagtgggctcaatctgcagcaagggagattcaggctacaatgttaggaaaaactttccaactctcAGGGGAACAGGCATCCCAGAAGGGTGGCGGACTCCCCAttgctggaggtttttaagaacaggttggacaaaccatCTTCAGGGAGGAtataggtttacttgatcctgcctcagcgcGGGGGGCTGGCCCTAAGGACCCCTCGGGGTCCTTGAAgcccgacatttctatgattctaactctgcAAATGGCTTCTCTCTCCATgcacagagggttttttttttttttggaagcttAAAGGAGTAGTACCCCAAAAGTAAAAGCATCAGGGTTTGGAGATACAGATACTGGGAGGCAGGGATGGGATTCAGCTTCCAGAACCAGGGACTCAGATTTGCATTgaatcttacacacacacacaccaatttgGGGTGAGTTTTCTCTTTGTGCATCTATAATGTTATAGGCAGATTTGGTAGCAATGCTTATAATTAAAGTTATCTGGCACTTTCCACTCTAAGATGCTGGTTTCAGTTGCATATAAACCTTAACAGCCTTGAGCCATTTGTGCTGAAATTTCCCGTGCTGGGCTGATTTCTTTGGAAAGTTGCAGCTAAAATAGTTCCATTTCTGAGAACGTGATTAGGGATTGTTTTGCTCATATTAAAAGAATTCTCCAACCGTTTTCTTGCAAAGCTCTAACACAGCCATGATTTGAAGCAGGGACTGTATTTTGCAAGCAAGTCACCCTGGGGTCACTGAAGTGCCTTTTCCCTGGAAATTCCACTCAAATTTGACCaaattataagcctctgaaaatctcagtttcCACATGCTCAGTAGTATGTAAGAtatgataaactggagaaatggcctgaaataaataggatgaaatccagtgaggagaaatgcaaagtactccacttaggaaggaataatcaattgcacaaatacaaaatggaaaatgactgcctaggaaggagtactgcagaaaagggtctgggggttatttatagtggatcacaaattaaatgtgAGTCAATGCTGTAACTATTGCAGGAGAAGtgagcatcattctgggatgtattagcaggactcggagtattgtaagcaaggcCCAAGAATTCTTCCGCTATActaggggtgggaaaactacagcctACAGGCTGCATCTGGCCCACGAGcggttttaatctggcccttgagcttccgctggggagcggggtctgggcttgccctgccccagtgctccagctgggTCATGGGCCGTTCTGCATGGCTcccaaagcagcagcatgtcccccctccagcttctatgcgtaggggcagccagggggctccgctctgcatgctgctcccaccccaagcgctgcccccgtggcaactgcagccaatgggagctgcaggggctatGCCGGATGTGGCAGCACGCAGGcgagccgcctggccatgcctccgtgtaggagccgaGGGGGGGAAGGATGCCGCTGCCTCTGGGagctcagccctgatccccctcccaccctctgaaccccttggtcccagctcagagcaccctcctgcacaccaaacccctcaaccccagccccaaccccagagttcgcacccccagctggagcccgcacccctgcccccgcactccaccctccctgccccagctcagagccccctcccgcaccctgaactcctcatttctggcccaccccagagcccgcacccctagccagaaccctcaccccccgcaccccaatcccaattttgtgagcattcatggcccgccatacaatttccatacccagatgtggccctcaggccaaaaagtttccccacccctgcgctatactcagcactgataaggcctcaagtGTTGGGTTCCACGCACCACATttcgggaaagatgtggaaaaaaatggaagtaaatccagaggagagcaacaaaaaggatttaaaggattagaaaacatggtctatgagggaaaattgaaaaaattggggttgttttgtctggagaagactgagggcgGCCGTGACAACAGTCTTCAAGGACATagaaggttgttataaagaagagggtgatacattgttctccttaaccactgaggacaggagaaGAAATAATGGGCTTCAATTGGAGCAAGAGAGATTtttcagagtagttaagcactagaacaaattcgccgggaggttgtgggatctccgtcattggaggtttttaagagcaggtcagacaaacaccggtcaggggtggtctagataatacttagccctgcttcagtgcaggggactggaccagatgacctctcgaggtcccttctagcccgaCATTTCTATGCTCTAGAGGGAACGATAAATGTATCTTCTCGTTGCCTCCGCCGTGTCTAGTAACATATGGACAAAATCCCTTGAAAAGTGACACCTCTCTGCGGTGCTTGTATCTGCCTGAGGCATTCACTTCCTAGTCCCTTTTGTTAGCTCAGCTCTGAGACAATGGTGCTAACCACAGGGCAACGTGAATATTTCATGCAGCAGCTGCCGTCCCATCTTTGTCCCGTGTTATGAAATCTAGATCTGTTGGTTTCGTGCTGCTGTGTCCCATAAAAGGCTCTCGGAGCAGTGATGAGGGGCGGTGGGTCTAGGGGGCTAGAGAGTGGACAGGAGTGTAATGTGCCTTTctaagggaaggggagggaaggacaATGATGGGAAGAATCTGTGGTGCCTGTCTGAGTCAGCAGCAATGGACATCTGGATCATACATCATAATCCCTAGTTCttacctagcacttttcatcattaGAATGCCCCGCACTTGGCAAAGGAGGCGGAtaccattattcccattttgcagatggggaaactgagatctagagaggggaagtgacttgcccaaggtcaccctagtggcagagcttggaatagCACCCGGATCCCCCTGACTCCccatccagtgctctatccactaggacaCACAGCTGCTGAGCTATAAGATTTGTTGTGAGGCGCTGTGATTGGCATCTCAGGTGCAGCCTTGACGTCATTGGGAGCTCAGTGGCCTCTGCAAAATTTGCTGGCGGGTCTCGGGATGATGTTTGCAGGATGGGTCCGCAGCATAAAAACCCCACCTGTGCTGTGGGTCCCGCTTCACTTGCAGCCTCAAAAGCGAAAGCAAGGAGAAGTgcccagataccacagtgatgggctcTGTCTAGGAACCTGCATAGAACAGAAGGACTGAAGGGGCCAAACTCTCCTTTAATCCCTAGAGGGGAATCCTTCCCAGCAAGGGCACATTGGCAGGGGGTCGTCGTGCCAGGCAGACAGAAAGCACTCCAGGCTTCAAAGCTCGCGGGCTGAAACCCTGACATAGTttgaggggaaggagttgggtgTGCAGCCCCTTTAAATTTCGAAGCACTCCAGCGGTGGGTGGAGAGAGCTGCCCTTTTGTTCTGGCAGTGGCTGCAGCATGTTGCCAAGTGCGGGgtgcacacactgtgctctctctatggagaggctggggctgatTTCCCTTTTGCACGTAATCCAGAGCAGGCCTTGCGCTACTGCCCGATCGCTTCCCCCCGACCGCTGTTTCTCCATCCCCAGGGGAATTTCGGGGAGGTGTATAGCGGCCGCCTGTCGTATGACAACACCCCCGTGGCTGTGAAAACCTGCAGAGAGCACCTGGCCCCGGAGACGAAGCACAAATTCCTCATGGAAGCCAGGTCAGCCAGCAATGGGGGTCTGACGGACCAACGGGCGACGGTCCCGCCCTGTCGGCTCAGGGGCTCATCCCGCTGCTCCTTCCTGTTTCTAAGGATCGTGAGGTGTTACAGCCACCCGAACGTCATCCGGATTATTGGCGTGTGTGCCCGGAAGCAGCCTGTCTTCATCGTCATGGAGCTGGTGTCCGGTGAGCAGGAGAACTCTCTGCATAACAGCACGCTCTGCGTGTCTGCCTGTGACCTCAGTGCCCCTTACATCCTGGGTGCAATGTCAGGCCTGCTGCAACACGGTTGGGAATGTCACCACCTGGGGGTCGCGGCCTGAAGTCCATGCATGCCCTATTTCCTGTGCAAAACCTAGTGAAAGCAGCAGTTGAGTTTGATTGCAGATTGAAATCCCGCCATAGCTGGTGAGTTGGCGTGAGGGGCTTGGATCATCTGGGTCTTTTGTTCTTTcgttctctctctccccgcacCTAGGTGGGGATTTCTTATCGTTTCTCCGCTCCGAGGGGAGCCGCCTCTGGATTCCAGACCTCATCCACTTTGCAGTTCAGGCAGCAGCGGGGATGGCCTATCTGGAGAGCAATGGTTGCATCCACAGGTATGGATGAGACCACCCCCCCCTTGCAGCACCTGCCGGGAGGCTAAGGTGACACCCCAGGCACCCAGAGAATTAACGATTGCCCCGAAGAGTGAACAAAGTCCAGCACTAAGGTTctctgtctagctcccttgctggccAGTCCTGCCTGTTGCATCCAGGGAGTATCCAGCCAGCGCCAGGGTGCGTCTAGCCCTCCGTCCTCTCCccgcagggacctggcagccaggaactgcCTGGTGGGGGAAGGTAACGTGCTGAAGATCAGCGACTTCGGCATGTCGCGGCAGGAGGCCAACGGCGTCTATGCCTCCCGGGGAGGAATGAAGCACATTCCCATCAAGTGGACGGCGCCGGAGGCTCTGAGATATGGTCAGGGGCGCGGGAACAGCTCGCTCCTCGCTGAGATTTTACAGCGGttggggcaggaagaagggtCCAGgaaggtctggggcaggggaggctggtCAAGGCCAACAACACACCCCCTATTAGGGTTTGAGGGGACAGTAGCAATTTTTCTCCTGGGTTTGTCTGGTATCAGCTGGACACCGGAGGATGCTCTGGTGCAGAGCACACTGATCCACCCTCCCCGGTGTGACCTCACTGGTGAAGGCAGGATGCCCTCAGGCCGGGGCAGGCCCATGCAGTTCGGGAAATACCGGTACTTTTCTCGTTCAGGATGACACCACTGGAGTGTCCTGTATTCTGGGGACACGGTGGTGGCTTACCCTAGCCTCACGGGTAACCCTGCTGATCACGTGGCAAAGGGCTACGGGATCGGGCCCCCTTCACTAACGTCCCCCGTGTGGGTTGATGACAGGCCGGTACTCGACGGAGAGCGACGTCTGGAGCTACGGGGTCCTGCTGTGGGAGATCTTCAGCCTGGGGGCCGCCCCCTACCCCGGCATGTCAAACCAGCAGGTGGTGAGCCAGGTGGAGCGAGGCAAGTAGCGCGAGCTGGTGTTTATCACAGCCCAGGTCCTGGGCAAGGGGCGCAAGGTGGTGGGTGGCCATGTGTTTCAGGCTCAGGAGGccaggttcagttcctggctctgctgcaataCCTCTGTCCCGTACATAGGGCTAGCTCCTGCCCCAGTCCCCCGCAGAGCTACCGGCCCCCGTGCTGTGTGTCTCCAGCCTCTCTTGCCTTGGCAGGTTTCCGCATGCGAGCTCCTAAGCGCTGCCCGGTGGAAGTTTACGACGTGATGCTGAGGTGCTGGGAAGCCAGTCCCAGCCTGCGCCCCAAGTTCAGCGCCATCCAGCAGGAGATGACGCAGCTCAGCTGGAACTCGGAGTGACCACGGGCCTCCACTTCCCCTTTGTAATATGTATCCGCCCTCCCACCGAAATAATCTATATAAAGCCTCTCAATACCTTTGCTCCAGGCCTTCCCCCCCTGGCCCTTCACCCTCTATACTTGGAACTTGGCTTCTAGAAGGACTGGTGGTTTGAGCCCACTTTAAATATTTCCGTTACATCCCGCCGTTAACCAATCAGAGCTCCTCTGCCAAATGATTGGCTGCGGTGCAGGTCAAAATGATTCCCCCATGAGCCAATTGGACAGGCTAGGCACCCACTCTGCTTCCCGATTGGCTCATCAGTGAGGAACGTTGGTGATTTTTCTTGCCCTGAACTTCAGACGTTGTCTCCACTTCTGAAGGAGAGTTTAAACCCACAAGGGCTGAGCAATGGGGCATGCGGCACATAGGTGGAGACGTTCCGAATGCAGGTAACAATGCGACAGCAGCTGGGCCAGTGCGGGCCTGGGCCCTGCTTCGTTGTCTTCCATGAAGTCCTGGTCACTGATGCTTTGGTCTGGGTTTGGCCTGTGAATTTAACGGTTCTGTGAAAATCGGGATCCAGCATAGGTTCACCTTCAAGAacgaggccccacccctactcccgaggccctgcccttgctccgccccctccccgcctcttcctgccctggctcTAACCCCTCCCCTGAGATCCCCGCCCTGCTGCTCGCTGCTTTCCACCCTTCCCCACGTGCCTTCCCCAGCCTCCAAACAGCTGGGACCCGTGGGGGCTGAGCTCCCGCTATTTTTCCCTCGTGGGTGCTTGAGTCCCGGAGCCCCCATGGAGATGATGCCTATAGATCCAAGGGCTGTCTAGCCAAGTGTCCGGTCTGTGGCCTTGGCCAGCCCCACCTGCTTCAGAGAAAAGTGCAAGAACCCTGCCGTAGGAATAACCTTCCCCTGCAGAAATCTCCCCTTTTCCCACAGTTGTTAGAGGCTGGTTTATGCATTGACACAGAAAGGTTTATAGCCCTTCCGATCTCTTGATGTTTAGTATGAGCTACAATACCTctgcttccagccctgcatttctgtgatttATACGGCTAATGAGACCATACAATCTCCAGAGGTCAGCGAGTCCATCCCCACACTCTGTGGCAGGattaaatatacctagaccatctgGCTTCCTCTTTGGAATCCTGCGAACCACATGACCTCAACGATCCGTTGTGGCAATGACGGATTAACGGTGCGATACATGAAAAAACCACACAGCTTCGTATCAGTTTTTCAATCTTATCGGGAACACCTGATCCaaatccttccccccacctccaacaaTGCTGGGAATGTTTGGCTCTGAACGGGCTAATCTCTAGTCAAGATCCACCTTCTTGTCTGGCAAAGATAAGAGGCTGGGTgatggtagaatcatagaaatatagtgCTAGAAGaaacctcgagagatcatcttgTCCTGCCCcatgcgctgaggcaggaccaaataaacctagccctagatcatccctgacaggtgttcgtccCACCCCCAAGGATGGGGTTTCAACCACTTCCCTAGATAACCTATTCAGGTCTCGCTGGTCCTCGTCAGAAGTTGTTTGTAGGGGGAAAACACTGGGAATAAATGAAGCAGGTAATGCAGTGACTAGAGTCAGCGAGGGAGTAATGTGGAGGATGAGTGTTTAAAGCTCCAGATATGTGATAGTTAAATAGAAAGAGGAAATTAAAAATCCTTGTGCAGCCAAGCAAAAGCAGAACAATTAGAAAAACACGCACAGTCCAAATGACACTCATTACAGGCCATGATGTGCAGCCAGTTGTGTTTGGCCAGGCAGGAGTGAGATAAGGCCCTGGCTGTCGTTTTTGTGGCCCATTTAGCAAGCGTGTTGATTTACACCTGATTTATAGTGCTTTGTAAATGCTAACGGCTCAGGGCACAGGCTTGCCAGAGTTTATCTCACAAGCGGTAGCACTGAAGGGAAAGCCGATCTCTCCACGCCCTGTTGCGGGATTCCACCCCCCCTCACCGAGTCATGCCCTCCAGAGACAGAGCCCCGAGGATGGGAGCAGCGTTTCTCCATATCCAGGCTTGTCTCCTAACCCCCAGGCGTGCTGGCTGTGTGTTGCCCTCAGAAGGCCTAAACCTGGAAGCGGCGCAGACCGATAATTCCCTGGTGTGTCGTCCTCCATCTAACCTGTTATGATAAAGGGGTCAGAGCAGCCGGATCTGCTCAGGGCCGGTGGTCCTGGAGCCCTCGCCCTGTGTCTGGCTGATGTCTGGGCTGGATGGGGGTGCCCTGCCTCctggatatatttttttcattcagttTAATGAGCTCTGATCGCTGCAGAGAGGCAGAATCCCAGGCTCGAAGGCAGGCGCTGGGCTGCATGGCCTAGCGGACCGAGCACTAGACTAGGACAGAGGACACATGCCTGTGGCAACCACTTCCTCTCCCCGGGCCTCTGTCCCTCCCCGCCCTTTGTCTCGAGCCCCATGTGACGGATTCTGGTCAGTTGATGCCTGGCTGGAACGTACCCAGATCCCATAGTGATGGGCATGGTGAAAGTCTGATAAAGTTGGCGGGAGCTGGCTGGTCGCTGCACTGCCATGGCTAGAAGGTGCAGTTTGAGATGGTCACCATGTGCGTGGGCATCTCTAGCAGCAGAGGAGCCAGTAGCGTGAGGCCTGGGTGTGACCTTCTCTGGTTTGTCACTTTCCCTCCCTACCCCGCCTGGAAAAAGCaaagccagtgggaatcctgCAGCTCTCCTGGCACCGTTTGCTCATCGGCAGGCCCTGCTGGGCCCTGCAAATAGCCTGAAGCGAGACCCTCCTGCAGGCCAATGTCCTCTGGCTCCTTGGAGAAGTTGGACTGGACtccactgctgcgggtccctgcaCTCGCACCCACCCTTTCCTTCTGGGCAGTCTAGCTTCTCAACAGCTCACAAGTCacttctctgcctcccctccaccccaaccaGCCGTGGCTTGAACAGAGAATGGCTCCTCCAGCCCTGGCAATTGGGGAGAGCCTATGGCACTAGAAGGGCCCTACGTTCCCCATGCACCCACATTAAACCCCAGCGCTCTTGTCCTGCATCCTCTGCTCCTGGCTGCGCATCTCGCTGGGCTTCCAGTGTGGGGCAGAGAGAAATACATCTCCCAGCCCCTAGGGCCTCCACCCTCCAGCTGTTCTGCAGCGGCTCTAGTTCGCCCACCCCTTCGCTCCCCCAGCTGTTCTGCAGCGTTGCCCACCCAAGATTTTGCAGATTATCCATCTTACCCACCTAAGCTCGGGGCTGTAGCAACCCCCTGCAAAGAGAACCTCAGGAGACTCTGACCCTCAGAGAGTGGGCAGCAACCTGGCCCCTTCTGCATcaccacagacactcaggcagcccctgggatGATGCACCCACCTCCCGTTTCCCCGTCCAGCGACTTTAATTAAGACACAGCTGAGGCGCTGGCTGTAGGCGGCTCTGCCATGAAACCCTGGCACGGTCTCCAGGGCGAGAGGCCACCAGCACTCCTGCCAGTGGAACAATAATCAACCCCACAGACAGGCTCCTCTTATCTCACGGCTGTGTTGATCTAAGGCCCTTGTCAATGAGGAACAGCTGATTACGGGAATGAAGGCTGCAGATGGTGTTAGATTGCACTGCCTATCGATGGCCCTTTGATAAACACCCTGCTGGACTGAGCCTCCTGGGCACAGGTTCGAATCCAGTTTCGCCAGCGGCCCACTTACACCAGCGCTGAGTTCTAAGCGTGGATGTGAGCAAGGCAGCTGGGTTCCAAGCCCCTTCTTGTTAGAGGGGAGCTATCGCCCAAGGCTCTTTCCATCCTCTTGATTGATTCGGGTTAAGGGTCGGCCGTGAGGTGGCTTTACGATGAGCCAGGTCCTCCGAAGCCTTGCCAGCTCCTCCAGGGAAAGCGAGGCTGTGGCAAAGGAAAAGCATGGTTGTCTGGAAAGGGTTAATGGGTCCCACAGCTGCTCGGGCTGGAGTACGAAAGGAAGGGGCAGCTGCGTGGAAGCGGGCTATGGGGGGAGATGTGGCTCTTCCCTTTCTGGCTGGTTAAAGCCCCAGGGAATTACGCTCTAGCACTTCACCGTTGGtttgcagtgttgccagctctcgtGATGTGTGGTGTGAAGCTtgaagctccagctcctggagtcccgTGACTAGGGAAGAATTTCATCTTAAACACAGCACTTGAGACCCCAACGCCTGGCACTTTAATTTCATCTGGCGGCATGCCAGCAGCTCAGCATCTCTACAGAACACCAGGATGGCCGGCGGCCTCACGGGGAGGCCAGTGACCGCACGGGGCATGGCGTGCGAGTGCCCCATCTCCAGGGCAGGGTTGAGCCCTGCTGGCCGAGCAGCAGcatggaggtggggaggaggagctaTTGCTGCTGTCGGCCATGtatggagctgggggtgggggaaggggtctgAGCATTGGCCTGGGATCCAGGAATCCAGGGTCCCACAAGAAGTTGTTGGCTGAGCTGGGACGTGAACCCACATCTCCAGGCCAAGgccaagatc
Encoded here:
- the LOC140902897 gene encoding tyrosine-protein kinase Fer-like: MAAAPDSVSSIKDGKSPSEFLKRWVPGKRLTLDSLLFSYDHKLPPPVPLVPVAQRPLGQQDWYHGSLPRQEAQALLTSEGDFLVRASQGRPGAHVLSALAGGQCRHFIIQCRKGRYQLEPGGVGAPTIPSLIHHHLQSRQVLTTKCPFLLRNPVAKAQWDLSHEDVVLGELLGSGNFGEVYSGRLSYDNTPVAVKTCREHLAPETKHKFLMEARIVRCYSHPNVIRIIGVCARKQPVFIVMELVSGGDFLSFLRSEGSRLWIPDLIHFAVQAAAGMAYLESNGCIHRDLAARNCLVGEGNVLKISDFGMSRQEANGVYASRGGMKHIPIKWTAPEALRYGRYSTESDVWSYGVLLWEIFSLGAAPYPGMSNQQVVSQVERGFRMRAPKRCPVEVYDVMLRCWEASPSLRPKFSAIQQEMTQLSWNSE